From a single Sinomonas atrocyanea genomic region:
- a CDS encoding MFS transporter, with the protein MAAETGTAARQPSMTRGLTLLFALASGAAVGNLYWAQPLLETIAREFHTTTASAGWLVTATQIGYAVGILLIVPLGDVVDRRRLIAAMMVASAGVLVACALAPTFAFLLLALCLLGITTIAGQILTPLAGDLADDAHRGRIVGTVVAGILTGILASRAVSGLVAGVGGWRLVYGAAAVAMVLLAGLVWRALPPLERKARVAYPKLLASVGAVVVRERAVRWTLILSTTGFAVFTLFWTSLTFLLAGPPFHYPVSVIGLFGLVGIAGAVTAQRAGRLHDRGWSLPATGIAWVLVLASFVIGAFSGSAVWMLVLVVFLLDIAIQGQNVLNQTRLLSLSHEGRSRINTVYVTTNFIGGAIGSGAAALLWSAGGWTAVSLAGAGLSLVALAAWALGRRGPLVTG; encoded by the coding sequence GTGGCAGCCGAGACCGGGACCGCCGCGCGCCAGCCGTCCATGACGCGAGGCCTGACCCTCCTGTTCGCCCTCGCCTCCGGCGCCGCTGTCGGCAACCTGTACTGGGCGCAGCCCCTGCTGGAGACGATCGCCCGCGAGTTCCACACCACCACCGCCTCCGCGGGCTGGCTCGTGACGGCCACCCAGATCGGGTACGCGGTCGGGATCCTGCTCATCGTCCCGCTGGGCGACGTGGTGGACCGCCGGCGGCTCATCGCCGCGATGATGGTGGCCTCGGCGGGCGTGCTCGTCGCCTGCGCCCTCGCCCCGACCTTCGCCTTCCTGCTCTTGGCCCTGTGCCTGCTCGGGATCACGACGATCGCCGGGCAGATCCTCACCCCGCTCGCCGGCGACCTCGCGGACGACGCGCACCGGGGCCGGATCGTCGGCACCGTCGTGGCCGGGATCCTCACCGGGATCCTGGCCTCGCGCGCCGTCAGCGGCCTCGTCGCCGGCGTCGGCGGGTGGCGCCTGGTGTACGGCGCGGCGGCCGTCGCGATGGTGCTCCTGGCCGGGCTCGTGTGGCGCGCGCTGCCGCCCCTCGAGCGCAAGGCGCGTGTCGCGTACCCGAAGCTGCTCGCCTCGGTGGGGGCCGTCGTCGTCCGCGAGCGCGCGGTGCGGTGGACGCTCATCCTGTCCACGACCGGGTTCGCCGTGTTCACCCTGTTCTGGACCTCGCTGACGTTCCTGCTCGCCGGGCCGCCGTTCCATTACCCGGTCTCGGTCATCGGCCTGTTCGGGCTGGTCGGGATCGCCGGGGCCGTCACGGCGCAGCGGGCCGGGCGCCTCCACGACCGCGGCTGGTCCCTGCCGGCCACGGGGATCGCGTGGGTGCTCGTGCTCGCCTCCTTCGTCATCGGGGCGTTCTCGGGCTCGGCCGTGTGGATGCTCGTGCTCGTGGTGTTCCTCCTCGACATCGCGATCCAGGGCCAGAACGTGCTCAACCAGACGCGCCTGCTCTCGCTCTCGCACGAGGGCCGCAGCCGGATCAACACGGTCTACGTGACCACCAACTTCATCGGCGGGGCCATCGGCTCGGGCGCCGCGGCCCTGCTCTGGTCCGCCGGCGGCTGGACGGCGGTCAGCCTCGCCGGGGCCGGCCTGAGCCTCGTGGCCCTCGCGGCGTGGGCGCTCGGCCGCCGCGGGCCGCTCGTGACCGGCTGA